The following proteins are co-located in the Mesorhizobium sp. M1E.F.Ca.ET.045.02.1.1 genome:
- a CDS encoding ABC transporter permease → MTVAAEGSPPLRVAGARRSPLLQSEAVQGFALISPTFLYALILLVLPILVVIAHSFWTQDYLTIDHTFTLENYRIALTEPIYRDLLWRSLYISLTVSLLTVALAYPIAYFISFHGGRHKSLWLFLITIPFWTSYLLRVMSWKVILGYNGVLNSGLMGLGIIDEPSTALLYNSSAVIITLTHAWATFAILPIFVSLEKVDRTLVEAATDLGDGPLRSFLRVTLPLSAPGVISAALIVMIPTVGDYVTPKLVGGKDGVMIANAIQAQFGKASNWPLGAALSVTTMVIVSLMAGATVLIIRAIQRLAR, encoded by the coding sequence ATGACGGTTGCCGCGGAAGGGTCGCCCCCGCTCCGCGTGGCGGGAGCCAGACGAAGCCCCCTTCTGCAATCGGAAGCCGTCCAGGGCTTTGCGCTGATCAGCCCGACCTTCCTCTACGCGCTCATCCTTCTCGTCCTGCCGATCCTGGTCGTTATCGCCCATTCCTTCTGGACGCAGGACTATCTCACCATCGATCACACATTCACGCTGGAGAATTACCGGATCGCGCTCACCGAGCCGATCTATCGCGACCTGCTCTGGCGCTCGCTCTACATCTCGCTGACGGTCAGCCTGCTCACCGTGGCTCTTGCCTATCCGATCGCCTATTTCATTTCCTTCCATGGCGGCCGCCACAAGAGCCTCTGGCTTTTCCTCATCACCATCCCGTTCTGGACCAGCTACCTTTTGCGCGTGATGTCGTGGAAGGTGATCCTCGGCTATAACGGCGTGCTCAATTCCGGACTGATGGGGCTCGGCATCATCGACGAGCCGTCGACGGCGCTGCTCTACAATTCCAGCGCCGTCATCATCACGCTCACCCATGCCTGGGCGACCTTCGCCATCCTGCCGATCTTCGTTTCGCTGGAGAAGGTCGACCGCACGCTTGTCGAAGCGGCGACCGACCTCGGCGACGGGCCGCTGCGCTCCTTCCTGCGCGTGACCTTGCCTCTGTCGGCGCCCGGCGTCATCTCGGCGGCGCTGATCGTCATGATACCGACCGTCGGCGACTACGTCACGCCGAAGCTGGTCGGCGGCAAGGACGGCGTCATGATCGCCAACGCTATCCAGGCGCAGTTCGGCAAGGCGTCGAACTGGCCGCTGGGTGCTGCGCTCTCCGTCACCACCATGGTCATCGTCTCGCTGATGGCCGGCGCCACCGTGCTGATCATCCGCGCTATCCAGAGGCTGGCGCGATGA
- the betI gene encoding transcriptional regulator BetI, with the protein MLETVTLMKTAEATDNAAESLRKGDAEKRGRKASKEVRQLQLIEATIDSLAKRGYAETTMANVADGAGLSRGIVNFHFESKEKLLIATLQHMYDEYSAHWRTALQKAGDDPARQLQHLVWADFDRSICNKRKLAAWLAFWGEAKSRPIYQALSSSRDNHYQQVFIDLCTTLKQSGGYAYEPQAIALALSAMLEGLWLRLMMGTEDTTRETALQATNAFLAAAFPKHYG; encoded by the coding sequence ATGCTGGAGACCGTCACGCTCATGAAGACTGCAGAGGCCACCGACAACGCCGCTGAATCCCTGCGCAAAGGCGATGCCGAAAAGCGCGGCCGCAAGGCCTCGAAAGAGGTCCGGCAGCTGCAACTGATCGAGGCGACGATCGATTCACTGGCCAAGCGCGGCTATGCCGAAACGACGATGGCCAATGTCGCGGATGGCGCAGGCCTGTCGCGCGGCATCGTCAACTTCCATTTCGAGAGCAAGGAAAAGCTCCTGATCGCCACGCTGCAGCACATGTATGACGAGTATTCGGCGCATTGGCGCACAGCCTTGCAGAAGGCGGGCGACGATCCGGCGCGACAATTGCAGCATCTGGTGTGGGCCGATTTCGATCGATCGATCTGCAACAAGCGCAAGCTCGCGGCTTGGCTCGCCTTCTGGGGCGAAGCCAAGTCGCGGCCGATCTACCAGGCGCTGAGCAGCTCGCGCGACAATCACTACCAGCAGGTCTTCATCGATCTCTGCACGACGCTCAAACAGAGCGGCGGCTATGCCTATGAGCCCCAGGCCATCGCGCTGGCGCTCAGCGCCATGCTCGAGGGCCTGTGGCTGCGGCTGATGATGGGGACGGAGGACACCACGCGCGAGACCGCACTGCAGGCGACGAACGCTTTTTTGGCCGCCGCCTTCCCGAAACACTATGGCTAG
- a CDS encoding ABC transporter permease translates to MTAMRRFLPSWLTSYAILHVAFLYLPVIFLPIFSINTAATPKFPLSGVTLHWYEDLPRTPALIDATWNSLLVGVSASILSTVLGILAARSITRYRYPGRRTINGLIMAPLVLPEVIVAISMLLVMLQLGLSLSLFTVVLGHVLVCIPYSMTVLTSGFEGFDRSLEEASADLGESAFGTFRRVTLPMVAPAIISSLLVCFTISLDEFIIAFFLTGTEATLPIYIWGQLRFAAKLPGVLALGTLLLVASFVLMTFAEILRRRAARRTQSEGGLYA, encoded by the coding sequence ATGACGGCGATGCGACGTTTCCTGCCAAGCTGGCTCACGAGTTACGCCATCCTCCACGTCGCCTTTCTCTATTTGCCGGTGATCTTCCTGCCGATCTTCTCGATCAACACCGCGGCGACGCCGAAATTCCCGCTCTCCGGCGTCACGCTTCATTGGTATGAGGACCTGCCGCGCACGCCGGCGCTGATCGACGCCACCTGGAACAGTCTTCTGGTCGGCGTCTCGGCCTCGATCCTGTCGACCGTGCTCGGCATCCTCGCCGCCCGTTCGATCACACGCTACCGCTATCCCGGCCGCCGCACCATCAACGGCCTGATCATGGCGCCGCTGGTGCTGCCCGAGGTGATCGTCGCCATTTCGATGCTCTTGGTGATGCTGCAGCTCGGCCTCAGCCTGTCGCTTTTCACCGTGGTGCTCGGCCATGTGCTGGTCTGCATCCCCTATTCGATGACGGTGCTGACCTCCGGTTTCGAAGGTTTCGACCGCAGCCTCGAGGAAGCCTCCGCCGATCTCGGCGAAAGCGCCTTCGGCACCTTCCGGCGGGTGACGCTGCCGATGGTGGCGCCGGCCATCATTTCCAGCCTGCTCGTCTGCTTCACCATCTCGCTCGACGAGTTCATCATCGCCTTCTTCCTGACCGGCACCGAGGCGACGCTGCCGATCTACATCTGGGGCCAGCTGCGCTTCGCGGCCAAGCTGCCCGGCGTTCTGGCGCTCGGTACCTTGCTGCTGGTGGCGTCCTTCGTGCTGATGACCTTTGCCGAAATCCTGCGCCGCCGGGCGGCCAGACGCACCCAGAGCGAGGGAGGCCTCTATGCTTGA
- a CDS encoding flavin monoamine oxidase family protein, protein MSSKIERTDVIVVGAGFTGLSAALELKRAGVDFLVLEARDRVGGRVEATRNGLGELIDSGGQFLCEDMPELMALAKARGKTFVETYVDGEFITHPSMSVEEAERTYRIAMAIRERMNGIEPDDPSITGLTVATWLERQKDMADAKTAFRSMIEGLWCLALDKVPLWYLIDNDRRITNEVFELQYFLRETMQSLADDLAGDLGDRLRLGEPATRIEHGQQGVRIVSARGVIEARKALIALPPATAAKLEFAPALPAELAKALGVWESGAVIKILVRYARPFWRERGLRGMVMWRDQPGLFACDGSKDLDHAALIVFVGGPLALRWHELGQPALRAEVTARLVKALGPEAADIVDFNLRDWTHDRWSGGAYSDLIIDATARNAERTILAGAPPVHFASSEVSPSFPAYVEGAIVAGRIAAGKILADLQSAIATSASGS, encoded by the coding sequence TTGAGCAGTAAGATCGAAAGGACCGACGTCATAGTCGTCGGCGCCGGCTTCACCGGCCTGTCGGCTGCGCTCGAATTGAAGCGCGCCGGCGTCGATTTCCTCGTCCTGGAAGCACGCGACCGCGTCGGCGGCCGTGTGGAAGCCACGCGAAACGGGCTCGGTGAGCTGATCGACAGCGGCGGCCAGTTCCTGTGCGAGGACATGCCGGAACTGATGGCGTTGGCCAAGGCGCGCGGCAAGACATTCGTCGAGACCTATGTCGATGGCGAATTCATTACCCACCCATCGATGTCCGTCGAGGAAGCCGAGCGGACCTACCGGATCGCGATGGCGATCCGCGAGCGCATGAACGGGATCGAGCCGGACGATCCCTCGATCACCGGGCTGACCGTCGCGACGTGGCTCGAACGCCAGAAGGACATGGCCGACGCCAAGACCGCCTTCCGTTCGATGATCGAGGGCCTGTGGTGCCTGGCGCTGGACAAGGTGCCGTTATGGTACCTGATCGACAACGATCGCCGCATCACCAACGAGGTGTTCGAGCTGCAGTATTTCTTGCGCGAGACCATGCAGTCGCTGGCCGACGATCTGGCAGGTGACCTCGGCGACCGGCTGCGGCTGGGCGAACCGGCGACACGGATCGAGCACGGGCAGCAAGGCGTTCGTATCGTCTCGGCCCGCGGTGTGATCGAAGCACGCAAGGCGCTGATCGCTCTGCCGCCGGCGACGGCGGCGAAGCTCGAATTCGCGCCCGCCTTGCCGGCGGAGCTTGCAAAGGCTCTGGGCGTCTGGGAAAGCGGCGCGGTGATTAAGATCCTGGTGCGCTATGCCAGACCATTCTGGCGCGAGCGGGGTCTGCGCGGCATGGTCATGTGGCGCGACCAGCCGGGGCTGTTTGCCTGCGATGGCAGCAAGGATCTCGACCATGCCGCGCTTATCGTCTTTGTCGGCGGGCCGCTCGCGCTGCGCTGGCACGAACTGGGCCAGCCGGCGCTGCGCGCCGAGGTGACGGCGAGGCTGGTGAAAGCGCTCGGCCCGGAAGCGGCGGACATCGTCGATTTCAACCTGCGCGACTGGACGCATGACCGTTGGAGCGGCGGCGCCTACAGCGACCTCATCATCGACGCCACGGCGAGAAACGCCGAACGCACCATCCTTGCCGGCGCGCCGCCGGTGCATTTCGCGTCGTCGGAAGTGTCGCCGTCCTTCCCCGCCTATGTCGAGGGCGCGATCGTGGCCGGGCGCATCGCCGCCGGGAAGATCTTGGCTGATCTTCAGTCCGCCATCGCCACCAGCGCTTCGGGATCGTAA
- a CDS encoding ABC transporter ATP-binding protein produces the protein MIEIRDVTRSYGTFKALDDASLNIREGEFFSLLGPSGCGKTTLLRMIAGFDTPTSGSIAVDGQPMDGIPANRRPTNMVFQSYAIFPHLNVEQNVAYGLKRLKLHAGEEKRRVEEALAQVSLTGLGKRRATELSGGQRQRVALARALVMRPKVLLLDEPLSALDKKLREQMQVELRRLQQAVGITFVLVTHDQYEALAMSDRIAVMFGGRIAQVASPKEIYQRPVNRQVADFLGGMNFVKAQIVEENGASLVVDTLGFGRVKTDKPKAFIRNGGAATLGIRPERLRVLWDNATAKFEVAGKVVERHYFGEITHLIVEIPGLEKPLSVTETNDFGADDIPVGAPIRLAYDPEALVAMAD, from the coding sequence ATGATCGAGATCCGCGACGTCACGCGCAGCTACGGCACCTTCAAGGCGCTGGACGATGCCTCGCTCAACATCCGGGAAGGCGAGTTCTTCTCGCTGCTCGGGCCTTCCGGCTGCGGCAAGACCACGCTTTTGCGCATGATCGCCGGCTTCGACACGCCGACCAGCGGCTCGATCGCCGTCGACGGCCAGCCGATGGACGGCATCCCCGCCAACCGGCGGCCGACCAACATGGTATTCCAGAGCTACGCGATCTTCCCGCACCTCAATGTCGAGCAGAATGTCGCTTATGGGCTGAAGCGCCTGAAGCTGCATGCCGGCGAAGAAAAACGCCGCGTCGAGGAGGCGCTGGCGCAGGTGTCGCTGACCGGCCTCGGCAAGCGCCGCGCCACCGAACTCTCCGGCGGCCAGCGTCAGCGCGTCGCGCTTGCCCGCGCGCTGGTCATGCGCCCCAAGGTGCTGCTGCTGGACGAGCCGCTCTCGGCGCTCGACAAGAAGCTGCGCGAGCAGATGCAGGTCGAGCTGCGCCGCCTGCAGCAGGCCGTCGGCATCACCTTCGTGCTTGTCACTCACGACCAGTATGAGGCTTTGGCGATGTCGGACCGCATCGCCGTCATGTTCGGCGGCCGCATCGCCCAGGTCGCTTCGCCGAAGGAAATCTACCAGCGTCCCGTCAACCGCCAGGTCGCCGACTTCCTCGGCGGCATGAATTTCGTGAAAGCTCAGATCGTTGAGGAGAACGGCGCTTCGCTGGTTGTCGACACGCTTGGCTTCGGCCGCGTGAAAACCGACAAGCCGAAAGCCTTCATACGCAACGGCGGCGCGGCGACGCTCGGCATCCGGCCGGAGCGGCTGCGTGTTTTGTGGGACAATGCGACAGCAAAGTTCGAGGTCGCCGGCAAAGTGGTCGAGCGCCACTATTTCGGCGAGATCACGCATCTGATCGTCGAGATTCCGGGATTGGAAAAACCGCTCTCAGTGACCGAGACCAATGATTTCGGCGCCGACGACATTCCGGTCGGCGCGCCGATCCGCCTCGCTTACGATCCCGAAGCGCTGGTGGCGATGGCGGACTGA
- a CDS encoding extracellular solute-binding protein: MISMLRSLALAAVVTVGAGAAYALAEGGGDLVVFDWSGYEDPLLHPAYTAKYGAEPSFSFFGDEDEAFEKMRAGFKADIAHPCSQSVVKWREAGLLQPLDTSKIAGWKDLNPGIMAMKDLATTADDKAWFMPFDWGNTSLLYRTDKVTADEAQSLKVFADPKFRGRVTIGDNVDDAYALASLVIGLKDWTKMTDEQFSQASAFLRDVHKNIRFYWTDDTDLNQAFTGNEVDLVWGWNETYVTLKGQGLPIEMNRNTKEGLSTWVCGYVLMKDAPGKLDQAYDFLNAVNAPDVSEYMVKTFGYGHGNNAGMAAMDRKLLTDRGFDNLDKFLDKTLFQQPLAPELKQRMVAEFEKIKAGY; this comes from the coding sequence ATGATATCCATGCTTCGCAGCCTTGCCTTGGCCGCCGTCGTTACCGTTGGCGCGGGGGCCGCCTATGCGCTCGCCGAGGGCGGCGGCGATCTCGTCGTCTTCGACTGGTCGGGTTATGAGGATCCGCTGCTGCATCCGGCCTATACCGCCAAATACGGCGCCGAGCCGAGCTTCTCCTTCTTCGGCGACGAGGACGAGGCGTTCGAGAAGATGCGCGCCGGCTTCAAGGCCGACATCGCCCATCCCTGTTCGCAGAGCGTGGTGAAGTGGCGCGAGGCCGGACTGCTGCAGCCGCTCGACACATCGAAGATCGCCGGCTGGAAGGACCTCAATCCCGGCATCATGGCGATGAAGGATCTGGCGACCACCGCCGACGACAAGGCCTGGTTCATGCCCTTCGACTGGGGCAACACCTCGCTGCTCTACCGCACCGACAAGGTGACGGCGGACGAGGCGCAATCGCTGAAAGTCTTCGCCGACCCAAAGTTCAGGGGCCGCGTCACCATCGGTGACAATGTCGATGACGCCTATGCGCTGGCAAGCCTGGTCATCGGGCTGAAGGACTGGACCAAGATGACCGACGAGCAGTTCAGCCAAGCTTCCGCCTTCCTGCGCGACGTGCACAAGAACATCCGCTTCTATTGGACCGACGACACCGACCTCAACCAGGCCTTCACCGGCAACGAGGTCGATCTGGTCTGGGGCTGGAACGAGACCTATGTGACGCTGAAAGGACAAGGACTGCCGATCGAGATGAACCGCAACACCAAGGAAGGCCTGTCGACCTGGGTGTGCGGCTATGTGCTGATGAAGGACGCGCCGGGCAAGCTCGACCAGGCCTATGATTTTCTGAACGCCGTCAATGCGCCCGACGTTTCGGAGTATATGGTGAAAACCTTCGGCTACGGCCACGGCAACAATGCCGGCATGGCGGCGATGGACCGGAAGCTGCTTACCGACCGCGGTTTCGACAATCTCGACAAGTTCCTCGACAAGACACTGTTCCAGCAGCCGCTCGCGCCGGAGCTCAAGCAGCGGATGGTTGCCGAGTTCGAGAAGATCAAGGCCGGCTATTGA
- a CDS encoding ABC transporter substrate-binding protein, translating into MKNLSRRLTLTLALGSAIAASAAAFAVAADKDLTVFDWSGYEDPSFHGKYIEKNGDSPTFAFFGDEDEAFEKIRSGFKSDLGHPCSQSVVKWREAGLLQPLDTSKITGWKDLNPGIMAMKALATTPDGKAWFMPWDWGDTQLTYNSDKIAEKDVQSLKTFADPKYKGRVSIPDNVDDAYALASLAIGLKDWTKMTDAEFSQASDFLRQVHKNVRSYWTDTTDIVQLLSGGEVDLAWAWNDATVQSVKAGVPIKSKKDTDEGISTWVCGYVLFKDAPGNVDKAYDYLNAVNNPDVAKVLVKDWGYGQANAKGMAGVDQAVLKEKGYDNVEKWVDKTLFQQPLPSELKLKMIAEFEKIKAGY; encoded by the coding sequence ATGAAGAATCTTAGCCGACGTCTGACTTTGACCTTGGCGCTTGGGAGCGCGATCGCGGCTTCGGCGGCGGCGTTCGCCGTCGCCGCCGACAAGGACCTGACAGTGTTCGACTGGTCCGGCTACGAGGACCCGAGCTTCCACGGCAAATATATCGAGAAGAACGGCGACTCGCCGACCTTCGCCTTTTTTGGCGACGAGGATGAGGCTTTCGAAAAGATCCGCTCCGGGTTCAAGTCCGATCTAGGCCATCCCTGCTCGCAAAGCGTGGTGAAGTGGCGCGAAGCGGGACTGCTGCAGCCGCTCGACACTTCGAAGATCACCGGCTGGAAGGACCTCAATCCCGGCATCATGGCGATGAAGGCCCTCGCCACCACGCCCGACGGCAAGGCCTGGTTCATGCCCTGGGACTGGGGCGACACCCAGCTCACCTACAATTCCGATAAGATCGCCGAAAAGGACGTGCAGTCGCTGAAGACCTTCGCCGATCCGAAATACAAGGGCCGGGTCTCGATCCCCGACAATGTCGACGACGCCTATGCGCTGGCCAGTCTCGCCATCGGGTTGAAAGATTGGACCAAGATGACGGACGCTGAGTTCAGCCAAGCGTCCGACTTCCTGCGCCAGGTGCACAAGAATGTCCGCTCCTACTGGACCGACACCACCGACATCGTGCAGCTGCTCTCGGGCGGCGAAGTCGACCTCGCCTGGGCCTGGAACGATGCGACGGTGCAGTCGGTCAAGGCCGGCGTGCCGATCAAGTCCAAGAAGGACACCGACGAGGGCATTTCGACCTGGGTGTGCGGCTACGTGCTGTTCAAGGACGCGCCCGGCAACGTCGACAAGGCCTACGACTATCTCAACGCCGTCAACAATCCGGACGTCGCCAAGGTGCTGGTCAAGGACTGGGGCTACGGCCAGGCCAACGCCAAGGGCATGGCCGGTGTCGACCAGGCGGTGCTGAAGGAAAAGGGCTACGACAACGTGGAAAAGTGGGTCGACAAGACGCTGTTCCAGCAGCCGCTGCCTTCCGAGCTCAAGCTGAAGATGATCGCCGAGTTCGAGAAGATCAAAGCCGGCTATTGA
- a CDS encoding NAD(P)/FAD-dependent oxidoreductase: MKTWDAIVIGGGHNGLVNACYLQRAGLDVLVVEKNDWVGGAATSRELTPGFLYSNCSYVCSLFRPEIMRDLELPRFGLQVISYEGGAVFTRDGDYLANYRDHDAHRREFARFSRHDAEAYDRYSRDVTRQCRFIQPLLMRTAPDPTSFKPRDLGELLYLGKKFAGLTAEEMALTLRFWTMSISDFLDEYFETDVIKANFALSGIIGTALGPMSPGTAYVLLHHYMGEVDGSVGAWGYARGGMGAVTKALAASFKASGGSIRTGAEVDHVLIRNGKAKGVVLAGGEEIYGKLVVSNADVKRTFLKLVEEKELPDIFLRRVRNFKIRGSSGKVNIALDSLPEFPALPKDSPVYRADMHFTDSIERMERAYDDWKAGRWSVDPFLDMVIPTTLDPTMAPPGKHFMSCFVQYAPPRIDGRDWTDADRGGFAESVIAQIAQYSPGFRDRIVHMEVRTPREIEAEVGLTEGNIFQGELTFDQLLFNRPVPGYAQYRSPVGGLYMCGSSTHPGGGVMGAPGRNAATEILRDLAKPTLHMSPAHDVI; this comes from the coding sequence ATGAAGACATGGGACGCGATCGTCATCGGCGGTGGCCATAACGGGCTGGTCAACGCTTGCTACCTGCAGCGCGCCGGGCTCGATGTACTGGTGGTCGAGAAGAACGACTGGGTCGGAGGTGCAGCCACCAGTCGCGAGCTGACGCCGGGCTTTCTCTATTCCAACTGCTCCTATGTCTGCTCGCTGTTCCGGCCCGAGATCATGCGCGACCTGGAGCTGCCGCGCTTCGGCCTGCAGGTGATCTCCTATGAGGGCGGCGCCGTGTTCACGCGCGACGGCGACTACCTCGCCAACTACCGCGATCATGACGCGCACCGCCGGGAGTTCGCCCGTTTTTCCAGGCACGACGCCGAGGCCTATGACCGCTACTCGCGCGACGTGACGCGGCAGTGCCGGTTCATTCAGCCGCTTTTGATGCGCACCGCCCCGGACCCGACCAGCTTCAAGCCGCGCGACCTCGGCGAGCTGCTCTATCTCGGCAAGAAATTCGCCGGTCTCACCGCCGAGGAGATGGCGCTGACCTTGCGCTTCTGGACGATGTCGATCTCCGACTTCCTCGACGAATATTTCGAGACCGACGTCATCAAGGCGAACTTCGCGCTCTCCGGCATCATCGGCACCGCGCTCGGGCCGATGTCGCCCGGCACGGCCTATGTGCTCCTCCACCACTATATGGGCGAGGTCGATGGCTCGGTCGGCGCCTGGGGCTATGCGCGCGGCGGCATGGGCGCCGTCACCAAGGCGCTCGCCGCCTCCTTCAAGGCCTCCGGCGGCTCCATCCGCACCGGCGCCGAAGTCGACCATGTGCTGATCAGGAACGGCAAGGCAAAGGGCGTCGTGCTTGCCGGCGGCGAGGAGATTTACGGGAAGCTCGTCGTCTCCAACGCCGACGTCAAGCGCACCTTCCTGAAGCTGGTCGAGGAAAAGGAGCTGCCCGACATCTTCCTGCGCCGTGTCCGGAATTTCAAAATCCGCGGCTCGTCCGGCAAGGTCAACATCGCGCTGGATTCGCTGCCCGAATTCCCGGCCTTGCCCAAGGATTCGCCGGTCTATCGCGCCGACATGCATTTCACCGATTCCATCGAGCGCATGGAGCGCGCCTATGACGACTGGAAGGCCGGACGCTGGTCGGTCGATCCCTTCCTCGACATGGTGATCCCGACCACGCTCGACCCGACCATGGCACCGCCCGGCAAGCATTTCATGAGTTGCTTCGTCCAATATGCGCCGCCCAGGATAGACGGCCGCGACTGGACGGACGCCGACCGCGGCGGCTTCGCCGAGAGCGTGATTGCGCAGATCGCACAATATTCGCCCGGCTTCCGTGACCGCATCGTCCATATGGAAGTGCGCACGCCGCGCGAGATCGAGGCCGAGGTCGGCCTCACCGAAGGCAACATTTTTCAGGGCGAGCTCACCTTCGACCAGTTGCTCTTCAACCGCCCGGTGCCGGGCTACGCGCAATACCGCTCCCCCGTTGGCGGACTCTACATGTGCGGCTCCTCCACCCATCCGGGCGGCGGCGTCATGGGCGCGCCCGGACGCAACGCCGCCACCGAGATCCTGCGCGATCTTGCCAAGCCAACCCTGCATATGAGCCCGGCCCATGACGTCATCTGA
- a CDS encoding class I SAM-dependent methyltransferase encodes MIETADAEPEYDDTAIRFLEALWGDGYLSPGGPEEVDRVVEGLALKDKTILDIGCGAGGITLHLVARHGAAHATGFDVERPVIETARRRAATQGLEDRVRFVQAPPGPLPFADTSFDVVFSKDALLHVPDKDALFAEIFRVLKPGGVFAASNWMIGHDGEPSPEMKAYVAAEGLSFAMASPARYAEAMRRAGFTDINIRDRNPWYREVARDELARLKGPLYQPVAAAVGAAYVDKNIRTWEAMQKVLDSGEHRPTHLRGWKPVG; translated from the coding sequence ATGATCGAAACGGCTGACGCCGAGCCGGAATATGACGATACCGCCATCCGCTTCCTCGAAGCGCTCTGGGGCGACGGCTATCTGTCGCCGGGTGGTCCCGAAGAAGTCGACCGCGTGGTCGAAGGCCTGGCGCTCAAGGATAAGACGATCCTCGATATCGGCTGTGGCGCCGGCGGCATCACGCTGCATCTGGTCGCGCGCCATGGCGCGGCGCATGCGACCGGTTTCGATGTCGAGAGGCCGGTGATCGAGACGGCAAGGCGGCGCGCCGCCACGCAAGGTCTCGAAGACCGCGTCCGCTTCGTCCAGGCGCCGCCGGGGCCGCTGCCTTTTGCGGACACTTCCTTCGATGTCGTCTTCTCCAAGGACGCGCTGTTGCATGTGCCGGATAAAGACGCGCTATTCGCAGAAATCTTCCGCGTGCTGAAGCCGGGCGGCGTGTTCGCCGCGTCGAACTGGATGATCGGCCATGACGGCGAGCCGTCGCCTGAGATGAAGGCCTATGTCGCAGCCGAGGGGCTCTCCTTCGCCATGGCTTCGCCGGCGCGCTACGCCGAAGCGATGCGGCGCGCCGGCTTTACCGACATCAACATACGCGACCGCAATCCATGGTACCGCGAGGTCGCGCGAGACGAATTGGCGCGCCTGAAGGGGCCGCTTTATCAACCCGTCGCCGCTGCGGTCGGCGCGGCCTATGTCGACAAGAACATCCGGACCTGGGAGGCGATGCAGAAGGTGCTTGACAGTGGCGAGCACCGCCCCACTCATCTGCGCGGTTGGAAGCCGGTTGGATAG